GCTTGGGCGTGGTGTAGAAGCCGTCGGACCACAGCTGCACGCGCGCCACGTAGGCTTCGCGCGCCAGCTCGCCGAACGACAGGCGCAGCTCGCCGGCGCTGACCAGGTCATCGTTGAAGCGCACCTCGGACGGCTCGACGCCGGCCTTGCGCGCGGCAAACGCGGTCAGGCGCTCGCGGATCTGGCGCGCCGCGTCCTGCGCGGCCTTGCCGTTCAGGTCGGCGCCGGTCGATGCCGCGGTGGCCGAGGTATTGGCCACCTTGCTGGTATCCGTCGCGGTCACGCGCACGCGTTCCATGCGGATGCCCAGCTCGTGCGCCACCACCATCGCCACCTTGGTGTTCAGGCCCTGGCCCATCTCGGTGCCGCCGTGGTTCACCAGCACCGAGCCGTCGTTGTAGACGTGCACCAGCGCGCCGGCCTGGTTGTAGTGGGCCACGTTGAACGAGATGCCGAACTTCACCGGGGTGATGGCAATGCCCTTCTTCAGCACCGGGCTGGCGGCGTTGAACGCGCGCGTGGCCTCGCGGCGGGCGCGGTATTCGCTGCTGGCCACCAGTTCGTCGATCAGCTCGTGGATGACGTTGTCTTCCACGGTCTGGCCGTAGGGCGTGACGTTGTTCTCGGTCTTGCCGTAGAAGTTGGCGCGGCGCACGTCCAGCGAATCCTTGCCGACCGTGCGGGCGACGTTGTCCAGGATGTACTCGACCGCGAACGCGCCCTGCGGGCCGCCGAAGCCGCGGAAGGCGGTGTTGCTCTGCGTGTTGGTCTTGCCGCAGTAGCCGTCGATCTGCACGTTCGGCAGCCAGTAGGCGTTGTCGAAGTGGCAGATGGCGCGAGTCATCACCGGGCCCGACAGGTCGGCCGAGAAGCCGGCGCGCGACACCATCTGGACCTTGACGCCCTCGATATGGCCTTCGTCGTCGTGGCCCACTTCGTAGTCGAACACGAAGTCATGGCGCTTGCCGGTGATCATCATGTCGTCGTCGCGGTCCGGGCGCAGCTTGACCGGGCACATCAGCTTCCATGCCGCCAGCGCGGCGCAGCAGGCGAACAGCGCCGACTGCGATTCCTTGCCGCCGAAGCCGCCGCCCATGCGGCGGCATTCGACCAGTACCTGGTGCGCATGCCAGCCAAGCATGTGCGCGACCGCGTGCTGCATCTCGGTCGGATGCTGGGTCGAGCACCACACGTGCATGCCGTCATTCTCGCGCGGCGCGGCGTACGAGATCTGGCCTTCGAGGTAGAACTGCTCCTGGCCGCCCAGGTGGATCTTGCCGCTGTCCTGGTGGGCAGCGCCCGCAATGCGCGCGGCCGGTTCGCCGCGCGTCAGGTGCATCGGCGGCAGCACATAGCTGCCGGCCTCGTGGGCGGCCTGCGGCGACAGCACCGGGGGCAGGTCTTCGTAGTCGATCACGCCGAGGCGGGCGGCGCGACGGGCCGCGTCATGCGAGGTCGCCACCACGATGAAGACCGGCTGGCCGATGAACTGCACCACGTCGCGCGCCAGGATCGGGTCGTCGTGGATGATCGGGCCGCAGTCGTTGGTGCCGGGGATGTCGTCCACCGTCAGCACGTCGACCACGCCCGGCGCGGCGCGCACCTTGTCGAGCGAGACCGACTTGATGCGCGCGTGCGCGCGGGTGCTCATGCCGAGTGCGGCGTGCAGCGTGCCGGCCAGCTCGGGGATGTCGTCGGTATAGGTGGCGGTGCCGGCCACGTGCAGGTGGGCGGATTCATGCGGACGCGAGATGCCGACCTGCGGTACCTGTTCGGCGGCGGCGTCGAGCAGGAAGGGTTCGGTTTGCTTGTTCATGCCGATTTTCCTTTTTCTCTCAGGCCGTGACGATTGCGATGGTGCCGGCGCCGGGCGCACGGACATTGACGGCTGCCGCGGGCAGCGCTTCGCTGGCGGTTTCAAGCCAGAAGCGGTACAGCAGGTTGGCGGCGCCGCGGCTGCGGTACGACGCGGTCGCGCGCATGTCGGTCAGCGGGGTGTAGTCCTGCGCCAGCGCGGCCATGCCGGCGCGGGCGGTGGCTTCGTTCCATGGCTGGCCGGTCAGGGCTGCTTCCGTTGCAGCTGCGCGCTTGGGCGTGGCAGCCATGCCGCCAAAGGCGATACGCGCCTCGGTGACGATGCCGTCCTGCACGG
The window above is part of the Cupriavidus taiwanensis LMG 19424 genome. Proteins encoded here:
- the xdhB gene encoding xanthine dehydrogenase molybdopterin binding subunit produces the protein MNKQTEPFLLDAAAEQVPQVGISRPHESAHLHVAGTATYTDDIPELAGTLHAALGMSTRAHARIKSVSLDKVRAAPGVVDVLTVDDIPGTNDCGPIIHDDPILARDVVQFIGQPVFIVVATSHDAARRAARLGVIDYEDLPPVLSPQAAHEAGSYVLPPMHLTRGEPAARIAGAAHQDSGKIHLGGQEQFYLEGQISYAAPRENDGMHVWCSTQHPTEMQHAVAHMLGWHAHQVLVECRRMGGGFGGKESQSALFACCAALAAWKLMCPVKLRPDRDDDMMITGKRHDFVFDYEVGHDDEGHIEGVKVQMVSRAGFSADLSGPVMTRAICHFDNAYWLPNVQIDGYCGKTNTQSNTAFRGFGGPQGAFAVEYILDNVARTVGKDSLDVRRANFYGKTENNVTPYGQTVEDNVIHELIDELVASSEYRARREATRAFNAASPVLKKGIAITPVKFGISFNVAHYNQAGALVHVYNDGSVLVNHGGTEMGQGLNTKVAMVVAHELGIRMERVRVTATDTSKVANTSATAASTGADLNGKAAQDAARQIRERLTAFAARKAGVEPSEVRFNDDLVSAGELRLSFGELAREAYVARVQLWSDGFYTTPKLHWDQKALQGRPFYYFAYGAACSEVLVDTLTGEWKLLRADALHDAGRSLNPAIDIGQVEGAFIQGMGWLTTEELWWNKDGKLMTHAPSTYKIPTVNDCPEAFNVRLFQNRNVEDSIHRSKAVGEPPLLLPFSVFFAIRDAVAALGDYRINPPLKAPATSEAILDAVDAVRAASAQGAAQAA